A genome region from Musa acuminata AAA Group cultivar baxijiao chromosome BXJ3-5, Cavendish_Baxijiao_AAA, whole genome shotgun sequence includes the following:
- the LOC135638189 gene encoding pentatricopeptide repeat-containing protein At4g25270, chloroplastic-like, translating into MYALLSSSTATTLTEPTSCKKKSTRRRRNNLLRSQNPRQRHETTITSRRSPPPTPLLLSLPAAPTSLTRAEALDRVLDDLETALARGVPLDPSFFSSLLETCAQMRSLRHGARLRLLIPGALLRRSAALSSKLLRLYATCGQVEEAHRIFDEMPQRSKTDAFPWNSLISGYTELGLHEDAMALYYQMEEDGVEADEYTFPRVLKACAGIRSVRHGEAVHRHAVRSGFGSDVFVLNALVDMYSKCGDILKARKAFDNITKRDAVSWNSMLMGYIRHGLLPEALKLFRGMVRAEIEPDPITISGMLSGLTGTKKLGLQIHSWVIRRGLEWDLSVTNSLITMYSEQNRPDLARLIFESMPERDLISWNAIISAHRRDHRVLAMFRQMEEDSGVLPDRVTFVSLLSACGNLGLVEEGKRLFAEMEQRYKMKPGMEHYGCMVNLLGRAGYIDEAYELISKRMPFDGGPTVWGALLFACSVHGEVSTAEVAAERLFELEPDNEHNFELLMMIYQDAGRREDVDRVRRMMEERGLESSESSLSLK; encoded by the coding sequence ATGTATGCTCTGCTTTCTTCCTCCACCGCCACCACTCTCACAGAACCAACCTCCTGCAAGAAGAAGagcacgaggaggaggagaaataaCCTCCTTCGCAGCCAAAACCCGCGCCAACGACATGAAACCACCATCACCAGCCGCAGATCACCGCCACCCACtcccctcctcctctccctccctgCAGCTCCCACCAGCCTCACCCGAGCCGAAGCCCTCGACCGCGTCCTCGACGACCTCGAGACCGCCCTCGCCCGCGGCGTCCCTCTCGAcccctccttcttctcctccctcctcgAGACATGCGCCCAAATGCGCTCCCTCCGCCACGGCGCGCGCCTCCGCCTCCTCATCCCCGGCGCCCTCCTCCGCCGCAGTGCCGCCCTCTCCTCCAAGCTCCTCCGTCTGTACGCTACTTGCGGCCAAGTAGAAGAAGCACACCGCATCTTCGATGAAATGCCGCAACGAAGCAAGACCGACGCGTTTCCTTGGAACTCGCTTATTTCGGGGTACACCGAGCTGGGCCTCCACGAGGATGCCATGGCTCTATACTATCAGATGGAGGAAGATGGCGTTGAGGCCGACGAGTACACCTTCCCCCGGGTTTTGAAGGCGTGCGCTGGAATCCGGTCAGTTCGCCACGGCGAGGCCGTCCACCGCCATGCAGTTCGCTCCGGATTCGGCAGTGACGTCTTCGTGCTCAACGCGCTCGTCGACATGTACTCCAAGTGCGGCGACATCCTGAAAGCGCGCAAGGCGTTCGACAATATAACCAAGCGGGATGCGGTGTCCTGGAATTCGATGCTTATGGGTTACATCCGGCATGGGCTTCTGCCGGAGGCGCTGAAACTTTTCAGAGGAATGGTTCGAGCTGAGATCGAACCTGACCCCATTACCATCTCGGGTATGTTATCAGGGCTCACCGGCACGAAGAAGCTCGGGCTTCAGATTCATAGCTGGGTCATCCGCCGGGGGCTCGAGTGGGATCTATCGGTCACGAACTCTCTGATCACAATGTACTCGGAGCAGAACAGACCGGACCTGGCGCGGTTGATCTTCGAGTCGATGCCGGAGAGGGATTTGATCTCATGGAACGCTATCATCAGCGCGCACCGCAGGGACCATCGCGTGCTCGCTATGTTTCGGCAGATGGAGGAGGACTCGGGGGTGCTACCGGACCGAGTCACGTTCGTGTCGTTGCTGTCGGCGTGCGGGAACCTGGGACTGGTAGAGGAGGGGAAAAGGTTGTTCGCCGAGATGGAGCAGAGGTACAAGATGAAGCCCGGGATGGAGCACTACGGGTGCATGGTGAACTTGTTGGGGAGAGCGGGGTACATTGATGAAGCTTACGAGCTCATATCGAAGCGGATGCCATTCGATGGGGGGCCGACGGTATGGGGGGCGCTGCTCTTTGCCTGTTCAGTGCACGGAGAAGTCAGCACAGCCGAGGTTGCAGCGGAGCGATTGTTTGAGCTGGAGCCCGACAACGAGCACAACTTCGAGCTTTTGATGATGATTTACCAGGACGCCGGAAGGAGGGAGGACGTAGACAGAGTGAGAAGAATGATGGAGGAGAGAGGACTGGAATCATCAGAATCTTCATTGTCGCTCAAGTAA